A single window of Bacillales bacterium DNA harbors:
- the hisD gene encoding histidinol dehydrogenase: MKVIELNGDEISFDRNLDNGTEQQRQAVVDIIADVRQRGDAAVLALTERFDGVRLDRLRVDETEIDAAYAALDPSLIETIREAAAHIRDFHERQVRASWSMTKPDGSRLGQQITPLDAVGVYVPGGTAMYPSSVLMGVVPAKVAGVARVAVTTPPAASGAIAPAVLVAAREAGADEVYKAGGAQAVAALAYGTDSIGKVDKIVGPGNIFVALAKREVFGAVDIDSIAGPSEIAVIADDSANPRWLAADLLSQAEHDTRAAAVLFTPSRALAERVADEVARQLEDLPRRDIAAQAIADNGAIYVVRDVAHAVACVNAFAPEHLEVVVEDAEAWLGEIRHAGAIFLGPYSTEPVGDYFAGPNHVLPTSGTARFSSPLGVDDFVKKSSVIAYSERAMRENGGKIAALARLEGLEAHARAVEMRN; the protein is encoded by the coding sequence ATGAAGGTGATTGAACTGAACGGCGACGAGATTTCGTTCGACAGAAATCTTGACAACGGCACTGAGCAGCAGCGCCAAGCCGTCGTCGACATCATTGCCGACGTCCGCCAGCGCGGCGACGCCGCCGTCCTTGCGCTCACCGAGCGCTTTGACGGCGTTCGCCTCGATCGGTTGAGGGTTGATGAGACGGAAATCGACGCGGCATACGCTGCGCTCGACCCCTCGCTCATCGAAACGATTCGCGAGGCGGCGGCGCACATTCGCGACTTCCACGAGCGCCAAGTGCGCGCGTCGTGGTCGATGACGAAGCCCGACGGCTCCCGCCTCGGTCAGCAAATCACGCCGCTCGACGCCGTCGGCGTCTACGTCCCCGGCGGCACGGCGATGTACCCATCGTCCGTGCTCATGGGCGTCGTGCCGGCGAAAGTCGCCGGCGTCGCCCGTGTCGCCGTGACGACGCCGCCTGCGGCTTCCGGCGCGATCGCGCCGGCCGTGCTTGTCGCCGCCCGCGAAGCGGGTGCGGATGAAGTGTACAAGGCGGGCGGCGCGCAAGCGGTCGCGGCGCTCGCGTACGGGACCGACTCAATCGGCAAGGTCGACAAGATCGTCGGTCCCGGAAATATCTTCGTAGCGCTCGCGAAGCGGGAAGTGTTCGGCGCTGTCGACATCGACAGTATCGCCGGGCCGAGCGAGATCGCTGTCATCGCAGATGACAGCGCGAATCCTCGCTGGCTGGCGGCGGACTTGCTGTCGCAGGCCGAACACGACACGCGCGCAGCGGCGGTGCTGTTCACGCCGTCGCGCGCGCTCGCTGAGCGAGTCGCGGACGAAGTCGCGCGGCAGCTCGAGGATTTGCCGCGGCGGGACATCGCCGCGCAAGCGATCGCTGACAACGGCGCGATTTACGTCGTGCGCGACGTGGCGCACGCGGTCGCGTGCGTAAACGCGTTCGCGCCGGAGCATCTTGAGGTTGTTGTCGAGGATGCGGAAGCGTGGCTTGGGGAAATCCGCCATGCGGGCGCGATTTTCCTCGGGCCGTACAGCACGGAGCCGGTCGGCGATTATTTCGCAGGGCCAAACCATGTGCTTCCGACGAGCGGGACGGCGCGGTTTTCGAGTCCGCTCGGCGTGGATGATTTCGTGAAAAAATCAAGCGTGATTGCCTATAGTGAACGCGCAATGCGCGAGAACGGCGGGAAGATCGCCGCGCTCGCCCGCCTGGAAGGGCTGGAAGCGCATGCGCGCGCGGTGGAGATGAGGAAT
- the hisG gene encoding ATP phosphoribosyltransferase: MSNTQITAAMPKGRIFHEAVELLKKAGYPLPPEFEESRKLIIDVEEAGMRFILAKPMDVPTYVEHGVADIGIAGKDVMLEEERDVYEVLDLKISECHLAVAGLPGVEVKDYAPKVASKYPNVAAKYFREQGEQVEIIKLNGSIELAPIIGLADRIVDIVSTGRTLRENGLVELANIGTITSRLIVNPVSYRTKDAVINDMVTRLREVVEGVTS, from the coding sequence ATGTCGAATACACAGATTACTGCTGCGATGCCGAAAGGGCGGATTTTTCACGAAGCGGTCGAATTGTTGAAAAAAGCCGGGTATCCGCTGCCGCCGGAATTCGAAGAGTCGCGGAAGCTCATCATTGACGTTGAGGAAGCGGGGATGCGTTTCATTCTCGCGAAACCGATGGATGTGCCGACGTACGTCGAGCACGGAGTAGCCGATATCGGCATTGCCGGCAAAGACGTCATGCTTGAGGAAGAACGTGACGTGTACGAGGTGCTCGATTTGAAAATCAGCGAATGCCATTTGGCAGTCGCCGGTCTGCCCGGCGTCGAAGTGAAAGATTATGCGCCGAAGGTCGCTTCGAAATATCCGAACGTCGCCGCGAAATATTTCCGCGAGCAAGGCGAGCAAGTTGAAATCATCAAGCTGAACGGCTCGATCGAGCTCGCGCCGATCATCGGCCTCGCCGACCGCATTGTCGACATCGTCTCGACCGGCCGGACGCTTCGTGAAAACGGCCTCGTCGAGCTGGCGAACATCGGCACGATCACCTCACGCCTCATCGTCAACCCGGTGAGCTACCGGACGAAAGACGCGGTTATTAACGATATGGTGACACGCCTGCGCGAAGTCGTCGAGGGGGTGACTTCATGA